The genomic DNA TGGTGAAGCCGGAATCGCGGCGCGTGTCGGCAGCCGAATACAGCTTGCCGACCATCGTCGAGATGTTCGGCTTGAACAGGCCGTTACCGGTGATGATCGTCGCCAGGCCCAGCTTGAAGACCGTGGGGTCCGGGTAGGCGATCATGAACAGGCCGGCCGCCATGAAGGTCGCGCCGATCAGGATGGAGCGCTGGTAGCCCAGCACGCGGTCGGCCACGTAGCCGCCGAACAGTGCCGCCGCATACACGAGGGCGAGGTAGGAACCGTAGGTCAGGTTGGCATCGGCTTCGCCGGAGGAAGCGCCGCCGTGGAACTGGGCCACGATGTACAACACCAGGGCCCAACGGATGCCGTAGAACGCGAAGCGTTCCCAGAATTCGGTCATGAACAACATCCAGAGTGGGCTGGGATGTCCCATGATCTGGCGGAACTCCGGGATCGCCGTTTCTCGCGCCGTATTGGTTGCACCGCTCATGCGGAGACCTCCTGAAAAAAAGTCGCCATTGTAATGTACCGGCCCGGAATGTCGATCTTTTCAGGTGGTGCAATGCAGCAATGTGGTAAGTTTGAAAAGATTACAACAGTGTTTGCCTGCCGGAGGACGGCGGGATGTCGTATATTGACGGTTCGTACGGCCTAATTGCAGAGCACGGCGGGCCGGGAAACTGAAAGGATTGATGCACCATGGAACAAGGCTTTGTCGATACACTGATTTCACCAGAGGGCAAACTTGAGGTCTTGTCCAAGGCGGAGGTTGTCAAGCTGCTCGATTCGGGCAAGGGCGGTCTCTACAATATGTTTCGCAACTGCGCGCTGGCGGTCCTGAACTGCGGCAGCACCATCGACGATGGCAAGGAGCTGCTGGAGCGCTATAAATCGTTCGAGATCAACATCATCCAGCGCGAGCGCGGCATCAAGCTGGAGATCAAGGGGGCGCCCGCGATCGCCTTCGTCGACGGCAAGATGATCAAGGGCATCCACGAGCACCTGTTTGCCGTGCTGCGCGATATCGTCTTCGTCAGCAACGAGGTCACGGACAATCCCAAGTTCGACCTGGCGTCGACGGAAGGCATCACGGATGCGGTATTCCATATCCTGCGCAACGCCAACATCCTGCGGCCACAACTGAGCCCCAACCTGGTGGTCTGCTGGGGCGGCCACTCGATCAACCGCGCCGAGTACAACTACTCGAAGGAAGTGGGCTATCAGCTGGGCCTGCGCGGCCTGGACATCTGCACGGGTTGCGGCCCGGGCGCGATGAAGGGCCCGATGAAGGGCGCCACCATCGGCCATGCCAAGCAGCGCTTCGGCAACGGCCGCTACCTGGGCATCACCGAGCCGGGCATCATCGCGGCCGAGTCGCCCAACCCGATCGTCAACGACCTGGTGATCATGCCGGACATCGAGAAGCGCCTGGAAGCGTTCGTGCGCACCGGTCACGGCATCATCGTGTTCCCCGGCGGCGCCGGCACGGCCGAGGAGATCCTGTACATCCTGGGCATCCTGCTCCATCCGGACAATGCCGCCATCCCGTTCCCGCTGATCTTCACCGGACCGGAATCGTCGCGCGACTACTTCGTGCAGATCAACGAATTCATCGGCACCACCTTGGGCCCGGAGGCGCAGCAGCGCTACAAGATCATCGTCGACGATCCGGAAGCCGTGGCGCGCGAGATGCAGGAGGGGATCAAGCAGGTGCGCGAGTTCCGCAAGGGCCGCAGCGACGCCTACTACTTCAACTGGGCCCTGAAGATCGACCACGAGTTCCAGCGCCCGTTCGCGCCCACGCACGAGAACATGCGCAACCTGAAGCTGCACAAGAACCAGCCGGTGCACCTGCTGGCGGCCAACCTGCGCCGGGCCTTCTCCGGCGTGGTGGCGGGCAACGTCAAGGACGACGGCATTCGCGCCATCGAACAGCACGGCCACTTCGAGATCCACGGCGACCTGGCGATCATGGAGCCGATGGACGCGCTGTTGGCGTCGTTCGTCGCGCAGAGCCGCATGAAGCTGCCCGGCAAGGCCTATACGCCGTGCTACCGGGTCGTCAAGTCGTAGGCTGGCCATGGTGGAACCGCCGTACCACCCGCCGCACGATGCCGACGCGCTGATCCTGGCGTGGCTGCGCCGGGCGCGCGAATCGCAGCTGGGCCACTACGAGATGGCGACGATGCTGGAACGGCGCAGCTACTGGCTGGGCGTGCCGGTCATCGTCATTTCCGGGGTGGTCGGCACCTCGGTGTTCGCGTCGATCGCCGCCGAGGTGGTGGCGGTCGAGGCGAAGCTGGCAGTGGGTGCGTTGAGCGTGCTGGCGGCGATCCTGTCGAGCCTGCAGACCTTCTTCAAGTTCGCCGAGCGCGCCGAGAAGCACAAGACCTTCGGGGCCCGCTACGGCGCCATCCGGCGCGAGCTGGAAGCCATGCACGCCAGCGGCACGGCGGCGCAGGAGCCGAACTATATCAACGTCCTGCGCGACAAGCTGGACCGGCTAGGCCAGGAGGCCCCGGCCGTCTCCAGCGCCATCCATGCGCATGTGCTGAAGGTGTTGCGGGCGGACACGACGCCCGTCGCTGGCTAGGGAACTTGTATCGCAGGCTAGCCCGCCAGGCAAGATGAGGCGCGGGCGCAACGGCAGGGCTTGAACTTGAGATATTTTTCGGTGGTCTGAAGTTTCCTGGACGATACACTTGGCGAATTCATTTCGCCGACCGTGCCGACCATGACCATCGAATATTCCGCCGACCGGCTGGCCGTGCCAGCCGCGGTCGCCCGACCCGACATCGCCGCCGCCGTGCTCGATGCCATCGACGCCACCCAGGCCGTGCTGGAGCTGGACCCGTCCGGCCGCATCGTGCGCGCCAATGCCTATTTCCTGTCGATGACCGGGCATGGCGCCGACGAACTGGTTGGCCAGCACCATCGCGTGCTGTGCACCGTTGAATATGCCCAGTCGCCTGCCTACGCCGAGCTGTGGGACGGCATCCGCGCCGGCCGCACGACCGGCGGCACCTACCGCCTGGTACACCAGAACGGCGGCGCGGCCTGGCTGCAGGGCATGTTCATTCCCGTGCCGGACGCGAACGGCCCGTGCGCGCATGTGATCCTGGTCGCCACCGACGTCACGGCGATGAAGCAGAAGAGCGCCGACAACGCGGCCAAGATCGCCGCGATCGACCGCGTGCAGGCCGTGATCGAGTTCGACCTGGCCGGCCACGTGCTGCACGCGAACGAAAACTTCCTGGCCACCTTGGGCTATAGGCTGGACGAGATCCGCGGCCGCCACCACCGCATGTTTTGCGAGGGCGCCTATGCCCGCTCGCACGAATACCACGAGTTCTGGCGCCACCTGGGCGCCGGCGAAGTCCATTCCGGCGAATTCAAGCGGCTGGACAAGGAAGGCCGGCCGGTCTGGATCCAGGCCACCTACAATCCGATCTTCGACGCCGCCGGCAACCCGGTCAAGGTGGTGAAATTCGCCACCGACGTGACCCAGGCCAAGCTGCGCACCGCCGACTACGAAGGCAAGATCCGCGCCGTCAACCGCGTCCAGGCCGTGATCGAATTCGACCTGACGGGCAAGGTCATCGACGCCAACGAGAACTTCCTGGAAGTGATGGGCTACCGCCTGGACGAGGTGCGCGGCCAGCACCACCGCATGTTCTGCGACCACGCCTTCGCCCACTCGCCGGAATACCTGGCGTTCTGGGAACGCCTGGGCCGGGGTGAATTCAACGCCGGTTCCTACCGGCGCGTGACCAAGGCGGGCAAGGACGTCTGGATCCTGGCCTCGTACAACCCGATCTTCGACGCCGAGGGCAAGCCGGTCAAGGTGGTCAAGTACGCTTCCGACATCACGGA from Pseudoduganella armeniaca includes the following:
- the ppnN gene encoding nucleotide 5'-monophosphate nucleosidase PpnN; the protein is MEQGFVDTLISPEGKLEVLSKAEVVKLLDSGKGGLYNMFRNCALAVLNCGSTIDDGKELLERYKSFEINIIQRERGIKLEIKGAPAIAFVDGKMIKGIHEHLFAVLRDIVFVSNEVTDNPKFDLASTEGITDAVFHILRNANILRPQLSPNLVVCWGGHSINRAEYNYSKEVGYQLGLRGLDICTGCGPGAMKGPMKGATIGHAKQRFGNGRYLGITEPGIIAAESPNPIVNDLVIMPDIEKRLEAFVRTGHGIIVFPGGAGTAEEILYILGILLHPDNAAIPFPLIFTGPESSRDYFVQINEFIGTTLGPEAQQRYKIIVDDPEAVAREMQEGIKQVREFRKGRSDAYYFNWALKIDHEFQRPFAPTHENMRNLKLHKNQPVHLLAANLRRAFSGVVAGNVKDDGIRAIEQHGHFEIHGDLAIMEPMDALLASFVAQSRMKLPGKAYTPCYRVVKS
- a CDS encoding SLATT domain-containing protein → MVEPPYHPPHDADALILAWLRRARESQLGHYEMATMLERRSYWLGVPVIVISGVVGTSVFASIAAEVVAVEAKLAVGALSVLAAILSSLQTFFKFAERAEKHKTFGARYGAIRRELEAMHASGTAAQEPNYINVLRDKLDRLGQEAPAVSSAIHAHVLKVLRADTTPVAG
- a CDS encoding methyl-accepting chemotaxis protein; this translates as MTIEYSADRLAVPAAVARPDIAAAVLDAIDATQAVLELDPSGRIVRANAYFLSMTGHGADELVGQHHRVLCTVEYAQSPAYAELWDGIRAGRTTGGTYRLVHQNGGAAWLQGMFIPVPDANGPCAHVILVATDVTAMKQKSADNAAKIAAIDRVQAVIEFDLAGHVLHANENFLATLGYRLDEIRGRHHRMFCEGAYARSHEYHEFWRHLGAGEVHSGEFKRLDKEGRPVWIQATYNPIFDAAGNPVKVVKFATDVTQAKLRTADYEGKIRAVNRVQAVIEFDLTGKVIDANENFLEVMGYRLDEVRGQHHRMFCDHAFAHSPEYLAFWERLGRGEFNAGSYRRVTKAGKDVWILASYNPIFDAEGKPVKVVKYASDITEQKQMSEDIRGKLDALGRSQAVIEFDLRGNVMTVNDNFLRTMGYVAEEVVGQHHSMFCEPELITSQQYRHFWADLAQGKFQSGRFQRRGKHGAAIWIQATYNPILDVNGKVYKVVKFAMDITAQVDREDKVTKRVHDIATVLAELTESINAIAHSARHSTGLAGQTQAEASTGGALLARAKEAMLAIQHSSADVRDIIDTISEIAGQTHLLAFNAAIEAARAGEHGAGFSVVANEVRKLAEKSALAAREIGKLITETVTRVDEGTRLTGDVEAAFARIAASVTKTSDSIALIHGSTQSQADSTRNVASLLSDLESVAMGR